AATTCTCTTCAGGGCACTATTTTTATTCATTGGTTGTTGCTTCTAAACGCTTCTCTCGTGCCTTTAATTGCCTTGAAAATCCCTTAGCTAAGGCTTCATTAACCAAGGTTGATTTAGGTCTTTTTGTCTTTGCTGCTTGCTCTTCAATCAATTGATATATAGGTAAATCGATTGAGAAACTCATGTTAACTTTAGCCATATCTGTTATCTGTAACCTCCTAGTTTGTTTGTTATAAGTTTTACTTATATGAAACATATTAAAGGAGAATACACAACTTGTCAGCAACGTCAAGTTAAATGTGTTATAACTACACAAAAGTTAACTAAAACATTTGTGGTAGTTCAGGACAATCAATTAGATTCGCGTAGTTCTTCATCAGAACCTTGATATCGTGTCCTAATATTTGTGCAACTGCGACAGGTGAAACACCAGCCTCTAGGAACCGAGTAGCAGCAGTATGTCTAGTGCAGTAGAACGGACGATACTCAATGGAACACGTTTCTAGGACGACTTTCCAATACCTATTGTTGAAGTTGTTTAAATTGACCTTGTGTCCCTCAAACGTTTTAAACACCAAGTCAGTAGACTTAGCATCACTAGGCTTGATGTGTTTCAGTAGTTCCTGGAGATTCTCCGGTAATGGTATTCGCCTAGCCTTGTTGGTTTTTGTTGAAAGAATCCAGCAAGTCTTAAATTCAGTGCTGATGCTACCCCAAGTTAGGTTTACTTGCTCACCTGACCTACAGCCAGTTTGAAAAGCAAATTTAACAAAGGGTAGATAGTGCGGATACCAGTCCTCAAACTCAGAGATAATCATATTTACTTCGTGTTTGGAGAACGCATCCCTAGGCTGCTTTGGTGTGACCTTGATAAGGTTTTGTGCCTCAACCCAAGGATTAACAGGTGCTTTAAGCCACTTGTAGCACGCCCCAAGGATGCAAACCTTATCTTTTACTGTGATAGGCTCAGCATTCTCTAAGAGTTTCAAAACAAACTTCTCTGCATCTTCCTCAGTAACGCTGAGATAACACTTATTGCCTAGCTTGGAGTTCTTCAGGATATTGATTAGTGCCCAGTATTTGTAGAGTGTTCCTTGTTCTACACGCTTGGTTTTGTAAGCTGTAAACGACTCGAAGGCTGTTAACAGACTTTTGTTATCTTTTGGCTTATCTACCTTGTACCGTTTTAAAGTCCGGTCAAATTCACCAGTATCGATATCTGTTTCAATCTGTCGCTTTAGCAGTTCTGCACGTAGGAGGTTATCTGAGGTATAGCCTAGACCTGGATAAAATGCCTGTTGCTTACCATCAACTCTAAATCTAAGTCTGATGGTGTCTTTAATTCTTTCCACGGTAACTTTTCCTTTTGCCATTGTTTACATTTGTCTACCGACTCAGGCAAAGGTATACTTGGAAACTCTAGAATGTATGGAGAATAGGGAACTCGAATCCCTGACCTCTGCGGTGCGATCGCAGCGCTCTACCAGCTGAGCTAATTCCCCTAATTTCTTCACTATCTTAGCATTTCATAATACTGCTTTTTTCAACGCTATGCGTGCGTTCTGGCATCGCTTATAGGTAATTATTTTATGCCTCTTGCCTGCGCTGATGTAATTTCTGGGTAAATAGTCGGTTAATTTTTGTTCAGCAATTCGTCTGGTATCTCAATGACTCCTTCACTCACCATAACAGATTGACCGCCGACTCTCACTGCTACTATTTGCCCATCTACCTTCTGGGCTTGCACATTTATTATGCTAGGACGGTTCATTTCAAAACCTTGCTCGACTATCCACTGAATTACACCATCAGAGATAGAATTGCGATCGCCAAGATATCCAGCCAAAGCAGATGCAGCCGCACCTGTTGCCGGATCTTCTTCAATACCCATTGCAGGTGCAAACATGCGTGCTCGTAAATCTGAGCCTGGAAGTTCTGGATCGAAGCAGAACACGTACAGATGAGGTGCCCAAAACGTTTTTAGGTAGCTGTTCCAATGTTCGCGGCTTACGGATGCTTGACGAAGTGCATTGCGATCGCGTACTGGAACAAACAGAAAAGGAACACCACACGACACAGCAGCTGAACTCCACTCTCCTACGAGAAGATCGTCTTCATGTAGTCCGAGAATTGCCGCAAGAATCGACGGTTCAGGAGGATTTGGACCAACTTGAGGTAATTGAGCAGCACTTAGATATGCAGAGACAGGTTGACCATTTTGTGCATAGATGACAACATTGACTGGACCAACTCCTTCCTCAAAAATAACTGTTGTTTCTTCTTCTAAAAGAATCTCGCCAATAGCAGCTAAAACGTGTGCTGTGCCAATCGTCGGATGTCCTGCAAAAGGTAATTCAGTACCAGGCGTGAAAATTCTAAGTTGCTTGGTGCGATCGGATTGTACAGGTGGAAACACAAAAGCTGTCTCAGATAAATTAAATTCTCTAGCTATTTTCTGCATTAAACTATCAGGAATTCCTCGTGCATCTGGAAACACTGCCAATTGGTTTCCGCCAAAAATTACATCAGTAAATACATCAGCAGTATAAAATCTGTATTTTGCCATTTGAACTCCTCTTGATTTAAGGTTACAAACCGAGGAAATAACTAAATCAAAGTTGCCCAATAAAAAGCCTATGAAGTTTTAGTAGATTTCTTGAAGATGTCGCAACCTATTACCTTGTATTCGTTAAAGTACTTGAGTATTGTAGGCTTGTCATTACAGCAATTCTCTGTACTTCGCATGCTCTAGTCTCAACCCATCTCAGAAAACCACAGGTTGACTCAGCTTCACGGCTATTATTTGTTTTTTCATACTTCTACGGAATAGCAATTTCAAATGGATAGCCTGTGTAAATATCAAGCACGAGTTTTTCAATCGTCACAGTTTGATAGAATTGTAACAATACAATCCTAATTTACAGCATCACATCTGCATTGCTGCCATTTGAAATGACTAAGTTTTTATAAATGAATTGTAGAGTGCGATCGCACTCTACGTCTAATGAAGATTTTCCTAAAAGTTAATGCCTGAGCTTACAATCAACACTCTAAAAGTTGCGTACTATGTCTCTCACCATTTTCTTGACTGTCCGTAACTTACCTTGCGATTGACTCTTATGTTGAATAGAAGTTACAGATATTTGAGTACTGTTATATTTTGTTGACCATACATCTATTGCTGCGGAAAAATCTCCTTGTGCGTCGATTCTCTGCCAAAACTCACAAAAGTCATTGGTTGCATTTTCTAGCTTGAAGGTCATCTGTTTAGATTTATCTTTTAGAAAGAATTTAATATTTGTGTTGATAGTATCGCAGTAGTCCTTACAAATACTAAGTTGTTCTTTCTCTTTTTCCTCATCACGCATTAATATATCGCGTGCATAACCACGAATAATACTTTTTTTGTATTGCCAACGGCTGTTAAAACTTTCTGCTGTGTCGTTTTGATTTCTAATTAAATGAACATAAAAAGCGCGATCGCCAAACTTTTCATCTAATCTGCCCAAAAACCAAGATAACCGATTATCAGCTTCTATATGATTTTCTGGGTAATTAAGCCGCTCGTTTCCTAAAAGAGAAATTCTAGATTCATGAGCTGCCGTATAGTTTGAAATATGCTGACATGCTTGAATAAAAGTAGTAGAGCCACAGCGCCCTGTACATAAAATAAAAATATTCACACTGAGTTCATTGCTCAACTTAAATTTGCCTCAGTTATAGTATCCGTTTTGCAAATTTAAGCAAGTAAAGGTGATTACAATGTTAGTCAACTAATGTCCTACAAATTTGTCTGTTGCTTCAATTAAAGCCGTGCGAATTCCTGGTTCGCTCATGGAATGTCCAGCATCAGGAACGACTATAAATTCTGCTTCTTGCCAAGCACGGTGTAATTCCCATGCTGAAATCATCGGGCATACTACATCATAGCGTCCTTGCACAATGACCGCCCGAATGTGCCGAATTCGGTCTACATTAAGGAGTAGTTGTTCTTCGGTATCAACAAAACCTTTGTTAATAAAATAATGGCACTCAATTCGGGCAAAAGCGTCTGCGAAATTATCTTCACCAAATGTTTGGATCAAATTTGGATCGGGATAAAGTCTACTTGTACTTGCTTCCCAAATTGACCAAGCACGGGCTGCTTTTAGCCGCGTTTGGGCGTCAGAACTCGTAAGGCGTTTGTAATAAGCAACTAGTAAATCGTCGCGTTCGGCTTCAGGAATTGGTTTAACATATTCTTCCCAAGCATC
Above is a window of Gloeocapsopsis sp. IPPAS B-1203 DNA encoding:
- a CDS encoding tyrosine-type recombinase/integrase, translating into MERIKDTIRLRFRVDGKQQAFYPGLGYTSDNLLRAELLKRQIETDIDTGEFDRTLKRYKVDKPKDNKSLLTAFESFTAYKTKRVEQGTLYKYWALINILKNSKLGNKCYLSVTEEDAEKFVLKLLENAEPITVKDKVCILGACYKWLKAPVNPWVEAQNLIKVTPKQPRDAFSKHEVNMIISEFEDWYPHYLPFVKFAFQTGCRSGEQVNLTWGSISTEFKTCWILSTKTNKARRIPLPENLQELLKHIKPSDAKSTDLVFKTFEGHKVNLNNFNNRYWKVVLETCSIEYRPFYCTRHTAATRFLEAGVSPVAVAQILGHDIKVLMKNYANLIDCPELPQMF
- the pip gene encoding prolyl aminopeptidase, producing the protein MRELYSLVAPYNEGNLQVSDLHTIYYEESGNPQGKPVVLLHGGPGGGCPPFYRQYFHPEKWRIVMFDQRGCGRSIPHAELRENTTWDLVSDIEKLRKHLQIERWAVFGGSWGSTLSLAYSQTHPDRCTELILRGIFLLRQKELHWFYQEGASYIFPDAWEEYVKPIPEAERDDLLVAYYKRLTSSDAQTRLKAARAWSIWEASTSRLYPDPNLIQTFGEDNFADAFARIECHYFINKGFVDTEEQLLLNVDRIRHIRAVIVQGRYDVVCPMISAWELHRAWQEAEFIVVPDAGHSMSEPGIRTALIEATDKFVGH
- a CDS encoding PhzF family phenazine biosynthesis protein: MAKYRFYTADVFTDVIFGGNQLAVFPDARGIPDSLMQKIAREFNLSETAFVFPPVQSDRTKQLRIFTPGTELPFAGHPTIGTAHVLAAIGEILLEEETTVIFEEGVGPVNVVIYAQNGQPVSAYLSAAQLPQVGPNPPEPSILAAILGLHEDDLLVGEWSSAAVSCGVPFLFVPVRDRNALRQASVSREHWNSYLKTFWAPHLYVFCFDPELPGSDLRARMFAPAMGIEEDPATGAAASALAGYLGDRNSISDGVIQWIVEQGFEMNRPSIINVQAQKVDGQIVAVRVGGQSVMVSEGVIEIPDELLNKN